In Amycolatopsis sp. EV170708-02-1, the following are encoded in one genomic region:
- a CDS encoding class E sortase, giving the protein MPPPGSTEETVVFEPVGGGTATEERPPPRELGKGGVAIRTVGELLITAGLVVLLFMVYEVYVTDLFSAGKQSEASSELDGEWGKDRQLHPDLVDGKAFARIHIPVFGADFNFTIQEGTTEAALEVGPGHYKGTALPGEPGNFAIAGHRVGKGAPFNDLDNLSSCDQIIIETQTDFYIYKVLPYKDEVEGWAEGKGAQPKCKNVGTLRNPNAPDGGAYGETNGRRIVFPTKGDTVNPVPYKDPEILPKADQVSLLTLTTCHPKFSAKERLIIHAVLAQQVPKNQVGSYAELLPKISEAR; this is encoded by the coding sequence ATGCCGCCGCCGGGGTCGACCGAAGAGACGGTCGTCTTCGAACCGGTCGGGGGCGGCACCGCGACCGAGGAACGTCCGCCGCCCCGTGAGCTGGGCAAGGGCGGCGTCGCCATCCGGACCGTCGGCGAGCTCCTCATCACCGCCGGCCTGGTGGTGCTGCTGTTCATGGTCTACGAGGTCTACGTGACGGACCTCTTCTCCGCGGGCAAACAGTCCGAGGCCAGTTCCGAGCTGGACGGCGAGTGGGGCAAGGACCGGCAGCTGCACCCGGACCTGGTCGACGGGAAGGCGTTCGCCAGGATCCACATCCCGGTGTTCGGTGCCGACTTCAACTTCACCATCCAGGAAGGCACCACCGAGGCGGCGCTCGAAGTCGGCCCCGGTCACTACAAGGGCACGGCGCTGCCGGGCGAACCGGGCAACTTCGCCATCGCCGGCCACCGGGTCGGCAAGGGCGCGCCGTTCAACGATCTGGACAACCTCAGCTCGTGCGACCAGATCATCATCGAGACGCAGACCGACTTCTACATCTACAAGGTGCTGCCGTACAAGGACGAGGTCGAAGGCTGGGCGGAGGGCAAGGGCGCGCAGCCGAAGTGCAAGAACGTCGGGACACTGCGCAACCCGAACGCCCCCGACGGCGGTGCCTACGGTGAGACCAACGGCCGCCGTATCGTGTTCCCGACCAAGGGCGACACGGTGAACCCGGTGCCGTACAAGGACCCGGAGATCCTGCCGAAGGCCGACCAGGTCTCGCTGCTCACGTTGACGACGTGCCACCCGAAGTTCTCGGCGAAGGAACGGCTCATCATCCACGCGGTGCTGGCTCAGCAGGTGCCGAAGAACCAGGTCGGCTCCTACGCCGAACTCCTGCCCAAGATCTCGGAGGCGCGCTGA
- a CDS encoding sensor histidine kinase, with the protein MIRTYLTSVRRGFVLAGLALVSWLDLLLELVGFCLLCVGLVFAYTLALEGTRPRAALTRRLAGRWCGVEVESPYRPAPPEPERERDGWYRDGNSLFKRSWFIRWTKRFEWISDDPATGRDLGWQLWNPLAGLLLMPAVLLAGPRALRLYGKWTRWWLGPRPARTGDGWIKTRLKALGFQLALFALSVAQLGMAIPTLLTLVWPSPLFPTMVVAGRSVTDTLRREAKNWTGVRIDRPYLPEPPFPVPRADGMYRHGRQLYDTPWWPARLARLRWALRDRATWRDLAGAMANSVVLGLLAVPTAALVVGGIWGVVALWVRRPFGQALALTPVAVAAFVAGLAAAPWLARLGARFAKLLLGPTEASRLGQRVERLKQTRTDASVAQAAELRRIERDLHDGVQSRLVAMGMKLGAVEALIDSDPAAAKRLAAELRQTSSETLTELRLLVRGIHPPVLSERGLGDAVRAMALDSPLRASVNGTLPRLEQPAEACAYFAVSELLGNAAKHGEARRVSVELGYDDGLLRIEVTDDGKGGANAARGSGIRGIERRLGAFDGTFALTSPPGGPTKAIMEIPCQLDPDASSPRTSTSSETA; encoded by the coding sequence ATGATCCGCACCTACCTCACCTCAGTGCGCCGGGGCTTCGTGCTCGCGGGTTTGGCACTGGTGAGCTGGCTGGACCTGCTGCTCGAACTGGTGGGTTTCTGCCTGCTCTGTGTCGGCCTGGTCTTCGCCTACACTCTCGCGCTCGAAGGGACGCGTCCGCGTGCCGCGCTCACCCGTCGCCTGGCCGGACGCTGGTGCGGTGTCGAGGTCGAATCGCCCTATCGGCCGGCGCCGCCCGAACCGGAACGCGAGCGCGACGGCTGGTATCGCGACGGGAACAGCCTGTTCAAACGGTCGTGGTTCATCCGGTGGACCAAACGGTTCGAATGGATCTCCGACGATCCGGCGACCGGCCGCGACCTCGGCTGGCAGCTGTGGAATCCGCTCGCGGGCCTGCTGCTGATGCCCGCCGTTCTGCTGGCCGGGCCGCGCGCGCTGCGGCTGTACGGGAAATGGACGCGTTGGTGGCTCGGGCCCCGCCCGGCTCGCACCGGGGACGGTTGGATCAAGACGAGGCTGAAGGCGCTGGGGTTCCAGCTGGCCCTGTTCGCGCTTTCGGTCGCACAGCTCGGGATGGCGATCCCGACGCTGCTCACCCTGGTCTGGCCGTCGCCGCTGTTCCCGACGATGGTCGTCGCCGGTCGTTCGGTGACCGACACCCTGCGCCGCGAGGCCAAGAACTGGACCGGCGTGCGGATCGATCGCCCGTATCTGCCGGAGCCGCCGTTCCCCGTGCCGCGTGCGGACGGGATGTACCGGCACGGACGGCAGCTGTACGACACGCCGTGGTGGCCGGCGCGGCTGGCGCGTTTGCGCTGGGCGTTGCGTGACCGCGCGACCTGGCGTGATCTGGCCGGCGCGATGGCCAACTCCGTGGTGCTGGGGCTGCTGGCGGTGCCGACGGCGGCGCTGGTGGTCGGCGGTATCTGGGGCGTGGTGGCGCTGTGGGTCCGGCGGCCGTTCGGGCAAGCGCTCGCACTGACTCCTGTCGCCGTGGCGGCGTTCGTCGCCGGGCTGGCCGCAGCGCCGTGGCTCGCCCGTCTGGGAGCGCGTTTCGCGAAGCTGCTTCTCGGGCCGACAGAGGCTTCGCGGCTGGGGCAGCGTGTCGAACGGCTGAAGCAGACGCGGACCGACGCGTCGGTCGCGCAGGCCGCCGAGCTGCGGCGCATCGAGCGAGACCTGCACGACGGGGTCCAGTCGCGGCTGGTCGCGATGGGTATGAAGCTGGGCGCGGTCGAAGCGCTGATCGACAGCGACCCGGCCGCGGCGAAACGGCTGGCCGCCGAGCTGCGGCAGACGTCGTCAGAAACGCTGACCGAGTTGCGGCTGCTGGTGCGCGGGATTCACCCGCCGGTGTTGTCGGAGCGTGGGCTCGGTGACGCCGTGCGCGCGATGGCGCTCGACAGCCCACTGCGGGCTTCGGTGAACGGCACCTTGCCTCGGCTGGAGCAACCCGCGGAGGCGTGCGCGTACTTCGCGGTCAGCGAGTTGCTGGGCAACGCCGCGAAGCACGGTGAGGCACGGCGAGTGTCGGTCGAGCTGGGCTACGACGACGGTCTGCTGCGGATCGAGGTGACCGACGACGGCAAGGGCGGCGCGAACGCGGCCCGGGGGAGCGGGATTCGCGGGATCGAACGCAGGCTCGGCGCCTTCGACGGTACTTTTGCTCTGACCAGCCCGCCCGGCGGGCCGACGAAGGCGATCATGGAGATCCCGTGCCAGCTCGACCCCGATGCGTCGTCGCCGAGGACCAGTACCTCCTCCGAGACGGCCTGA
- a CDS encoding SCO5389 family protein, with protein MSLDVSPALLEKAERGEVSDAEFVACVRESLPYAWTVITGVIAEAEGAADGFADNETPPPSEAERGQLLRALASDSIRGGLERHFGVKLAFQNCHRVAAFKPSQVDSDRYRAFISVRGQLLNQSPELRDC; from the coding sequence ATGTCTCTGGATGTATCGCCCGCGCTGCTGGAGAAGGCCGAGCGCGGGGAGGTCTCCGACGCCGAATTCGTCGCCTGTGTCCGGGAGTCCCTGCCCTATGCCTGGACCGTGATCACCGGCGTCATCGCGGAGGCCGAGGGCGCGGCCGACGGGTTCGCCGACAACGAGACGCCGCCGCCGAGCGAGGCCGAACGCGGCCAGCTGCTGCGGGCGCTGGCCTCGGACTCCATCCGCGGCGGGCTGGAACGGCACTTCGGGGTGAAGCTGGCGTTCCAGAACTGCCACCGCGTCGCCGCGTTCAAGCCGTCCCAAGTGGACAGTGACCGCTACCGCGCGTTCATCTCGGTGCGCGGCCAGCTGCTGAACCAGAGCCCCGAACTCCGCGACTGCTAA
- a CDS encoding ABC transporter ATP-binding protein has translation MPLIEVTNLRKTYGEHVAVDDVSFHVEQGEIFGILGTNGAGKTTTVECLQGLRTPDSGTMSVLGLDPGKDHAALRQRLGSQLQESRLPDKIKVHEALDLYASFYANPADTGDLLAKLGLTGQRDKYFGKLSGGQKQRVSIALALVGRPEVAVLDELTTGLDPHARRDTWKLVEAVRDTGVTVLLVTHFMDEAERLCDRLAIFDAGRVAASGTPAELRDRAGKSTLDEAFVTLTGRD, from the coding sequence ATGCCACTCATCGAAGTCACCAACCTCCGCAAGACGTACGGGGAGCACGTCGCGGTCGACGACGTTTCGTTCCACGTGGAACAGGGCGAGATCTTCGGGATCCTCGGGACCAACGGCGCGGGCAAGACCACCACGGTCGAATGCCTCCAGGGACTGCGCACACCGGACTCCGGCACCATGTCGGTCCTCGGCCTCGACCCGGGCAAGGACCACGCCGCGCTGCGGCAGCGCCTCGGCTCGCAGCTCCAGGAGAGCCGCCTGCCGGACAAGATCAAGGTCCACGAGGCGCTCGACCTCTACGCCTCCTTCTACGCGAACCCCGCCGACACCGGTGACCTGCTCGCGAAGCTCGGTCTCACCGGGCAGCGGGACAAGTACTTCGGCAAGCTTTCCGGCGGCCAGAAGCAGCGCGTCTCGATCGCGCTCGCGCTGGTCGGCCGCCCCGAGGTCGCCGTCCTCGACGAGCTGACCACCGGACTGGACCCGCACGCCCGCCGCGACACCTGGAAGCTCGTCGAGGCCGTGCGCGACACGGGCGTCACCGTCCTGCTCGTCACGCATTTCATGGACGAGGCCGAACGCCTTTGCGACCGCCTCGCGATCTTCGACGCCGGACGCGTGGCCGCCTCCGGCACCCCGGCCGAACTCCGCGACCGCGCCGGTAAATCCACTTTGGACGAAGCCTTCGTGACCCTGACCGGCCGCGACTGA
- a CDS encoding LLM class flavin-dependent oxidoreductase produces MVQRSERPVAARFGVFLVSGRFPGQEDADVLRRSVDAAIAAERAGFDDVWFAEHHFMPYGVCPSAITLAAHVLGRTERITVGTAVSVLSVAHPVALAEQWSLLDAVSGGRLRIGVGRGGPWQDLEVFGTGASRYETGFEESLDLMLAAMTSKTVSADGEHFRFREVPMVPRPEHDPRLVVACGDAGSRAVRLAADRGLPMLLGLHTDDDGKIETLAAYGDSAAEHVSTVMCQVGDDALDVVRSALPGSLKEGFAGHVYLDGKRGLGKDPVSYTDRLCEMHPIGGVEYCVDRLGTSIRRTGVSHVIMMVEASGTPEGTLENIARIGEEVLPALRRG; encoded by the coding sequence CTGGTTCAACGAAGTGAGCGTCCAGTAGCCGCGCGGTTCGGCGTCTTCCTCGTCTCCGGGCGGTTTCCCGGGCAGGAGGACGCCGATGTGCTGCGCCGGTCGGTCGACGCCGCCATCGCCGCGGAGCGGGCCGGATTCGACGACGTGTGGTTCGCCGAGCATCACTTCATGCCGTACGGCGTCTGCCCGTCCGCGATCACCCTCGCCGCGCACGTGCTCGGCCGCACCGAGCGGATCACCGTCGGCACCGCGGTGAGCGTGCTGTCCGTCGCGCATCCGGTGGCGCTCGCCGAACAGTGGTCGCTGCTCGACGCCGTGTCCGGCGGGCGGCTGCGGATCGGCGTCGGGCGCGGTGGGCCCTGGCAGGACCTGGAGGTCTTCGGCACCGGCGCTTCCCGCTACGAAACAGGGTTCGAGGAGAGCCTCGACCTGATGCTCGCGGCGATGACGTCGAAGACGGTCTCGGCCGACGGGGAGCACTTCCGGTTCCGTGAGGTGCCGATGGTGCCGCGGCCGGAGCACGACCCGCGTCTGGTGGTGGCTTGCGGCGACGCCGGCTCGCGTGCCGTGCGGCTCGCCGCCGACCGGGGGCTGCCGATGCTGCTCGGCCTGCACACCGACGACGACGGCAAAATCGAAACCCTTGCCGCGTACGGGGATTCCGCCGCCGAACATGTATCGACGGTGATGTGCCAGGTCGGGGACGACGCGCTGGACGTCGTGCGGTCCGCGTTGCCCGGTTCCCTGAAGGAGGGCTTCGCCGGGCACGTGTACCTCGACGGCAAACGGGGCCTGGGCAAGGACCCGGTGTCCTATACCGACCGGCTGTGCGAGATGCACCCGATCGGCGGAGTGGAGTACTGCGTCGACAGGCTGGGGACGAGCATCCGGCGTACCGGGGTCTCCCACGTGATCATGATGGTGGAAGCGTCCGGTACGCCGGAGGGAACGCTCGAGAACATCGCGCGGATCGGGGAAGAGGTGCTACCCGCGTTGCGACGGGGTTAG
- the crgA gene encoding cell division protein CrgA produces MPKSKVRKKTAYTPPTDRRTPVKVKAAGPSNLFYKIVMFGLMLIGLMWLVVNYIAGDKIPFMADLGNTNFAIGFVLMIAGLLMTMRWR; encoded by the coding sequence ATGCCGAAGTCCAAGGTCCGCAAGAAGACGGCGTACACCCCGCCGACCGATCGCCGCACGCCGGTGAAGGTCAAGGCCGCGGGCCCGTCGAACCTGTTCTACAAGATCGTGATGTTCGGCCTCATGTTGATCGGCCTGATGTGGCTGGTCGTCAACTACATCGCGGGCGACAAGATCCCCTTCATGGCGGATCTGGGCAACACGAACTTCGCCATCGGTTTCGTGCTGATGATCGCCGGGTTGCTCATGACGATGCGGTGGCGGTGA
- a CDS encoding ABC transporter permease yields MNTLAKITLTETKLALRTPGFVIGGLVLPTAITAVLGAIPAIRAESGTTTGMRFLDAWVPSMVVLTIAMMGLQAIPGIIASYREQGILRRFATTPVHPAQLLVAQLIINVTVTIGGVGILLVTAGVVFDVPTPRHPLGFLLTFVLGTTAIFGLGLIAASVAKTSRAAGGIALIAYLPVMFLGGVWLPRPLLPAAIRDIGAYIPPGVKALEDAWTGTGAQPLQLAVLAAFAVGSCVVAAKLFRWE; encoded by the coding sequence ATGAACACACTCGCCAAGATCACCCTCACCGAAACGAAACTCGCCCTCCGGACGCCCGGCTTCGTCATCGGCGGGCTCGTCCTGCCGACGGCCATCACGGCCGTCCTCGGCGCCATACCCGCCATTCGCGCGGAGAGCGGAACAACGACGGGCATGCGCTTCCTCGACGCCTGGGTGCCGTCGATGGTCGTGCTCACCATCGCCATGATGGGCCTGCAAGCGATCCCCGGGATCATCGCTTCGTACCGCGAACAGGGCATCCTCCGCCGCTTCGCCACCACTCCGGTGCACCCGGCCCAACTGCTGGTGGCGCAGCTGATCATCAACGTCACCGTGACCATCGGCGGGGTCGGCATCCTCCTCGTGACGGCGGGCGTCGTCTTCGACGTCCCCACCCCTCGTCACCCGCTCGGTTTCCTGCTGACGTTCGTCCTCGGCACGACCGCGATCTTCGGCCTCGGGCTGATCGCCGCCTCGGTCGCCAAGACCAGCCGCGCGGCGGGCGGGATCGCGCTGATCGCCTACCTCCCGGTCATGTTCCTCGGCGGCGTCTGGCTGCCACGTCCGCTGCTCCCGGCGGCCATCCGCGACATCGGCGCGTACATCCCGCCGGGCGTCAAAGCCCTCGAAGACGCCTGGACCGGCACCGGCGCGCAACCGCTGCAACTCGCCGTGTTGGCGGCTTTCGCGGTGGGCAGTTGTGTCGTGGCGGCGAAGCTTTTTCGCTGGGAGTGA
- a CDS encoding PH domain-containing protein, producing MAWVITLLLLAGVLWLAIGGDVGGTVLTGVAMLSVGALALHGTLLRPRLAAGPGGLLARTVSGAHRYSWTEARLRLRTTRRLGRDSVTLEVESGDHLLVFGRIDLGEDPRDVLDVLTALKGQALS from the coding sequence GTGGCCTGGGTGATCACCCTGTTGCTGCTGGCAGGCGTGCTGTGGCTGGCCATCGGCGGCGACGTCGGCGGCACCGTGCTGACCGGGGTCGCAATGCTGTCCGTGGGCGCGCTCGCGCTGCACGGCACCCTGCTCCGTCCCCGGCTGGCGGCCGGCCCCGGTGGACTCCTGGCCAGGACCGTGAGCGGTGCGCACCGCTACTCCTGGACCGAAGCCCGGCTCCGGCTGCGCACCACGCGGCGGCTCGGCCGGGACAGTGTGACCCTGGAGGTCGAATCCGGCGATCACCTGCTGGTGTTCGGCCGGATCGACCTCGGTGAGGACCCCCGCGACGTGCTGGACGTCCTCACCGCCCTCAAAGGTCAGGCGTTGTCGTAG